The Raphanus sativus cultivar WK10039 chromosome 6, ASM80110v3, whole genome shotgun sequence sequence aaagaatttttaatataatataataacattttcattacaaattatttaaaaactacatactttcaaaattttaacgaccaaataattaatttagtaaataaaataactaaaaatatatatagagacaaaattatatataactatatatatatatatatatatatataaatatgtaaatgcATATGTACATTATGGATCAGATGGGATATCtgttttttaaatgaatatttatgatttattctttatttgACGGATATTAAATTTAGTATTTGTTTGGATTCGTAAAATCACAGATATCCAAATTTTTTGTATCGAATCAAAACGAATCAAAACGAATAACGACTCGTATCCACCTTAATTATGAGAACAAGATACACTAGTTATTGAGTTTCTTCAGTCAAACTATATGATGGaaagtaaattaaaatactatttttattcaGTTTGAAATAAACAGTGGGatccaaaaaattaataatgaagCAGAAGGCAAATGACGTGGATTATATAAACCTATTTGTAGATTGTCTTGAGCCGCCACTCGCCACCCTCCAAAAGACCTACACAAGAGTACACAAAGCCACACACATCCTTAGGCGATAATCTAATAACAGAACCCCcccaaaaagagagagagtgcTTCTTCATGGACTCGTCTCAAAACGATGGCGTATACCAACCGCTTCTCCACCCTCCTGCTGATGGAAGGGTGCCGCTTTCTCCATCGACGGAGTCTAGCAACGGCGAGCTAGAGAGAGTGCTTTCCGACGTTGAAACTCCGTTATTTCACCGCCTTCGTAAGGCCACGATGATTGAATCCAAGCTTCTCTTCAAACTTGCTGCTCCTGCGGTCATCGTGTACATGATAAACTACCTGATGTCCATGTCCACTCAAATCTTCTCCGGCCATCTCGGAAACCTAGAACTCGCTGCAGCTTCTCTTGGTAACACCGGGATACAAATCTTCGCATACGGTCTCATGGTAAAACAAAACTCCATAACATAGATGTCCTCATCCATATATGTCTTTATGTTCTGTTTTGCATGTGTTATGTCTTTTtgagatgatttttttttttggatatactTAGTTAGGAATGGGTAGTGCGGTAGAAACGTTGTGTGGTCAAGCGTTTGGAGGTAGAAAATACGAGATGCTTGGCATATATCTCCAGAGATCCACCGTGCTGCTCTCTCTCACGGGCGTTCTCCTAACGTTAATCTACGTCTTCTCCAAACCCATTTTGCTTTTCCTAGGAGAGTCGCCGGAGATAGCTTCCGCCGCGTCTATCTTCGTCTACGGCCTAATACCTCAAATCTTTGCCTATGCCGTGAACTTCCCGATCCAAAAGTTCCTACAGTCGCAAAGCATCGTTGCACCGAGTGCTTACATCTCAACGGCCACGCTCTTCGTTCACCTTCTCTTAAGCTGGCTCGCTATTTACAAGCTTGGCATGGGGCTTCTTGGAGCCTCGCTTGTGCTCAGCCTCTCGTGGTGGATTATAGTGGTGGCTCAGTTTGTTTACATTGTGACGAGTGAACGGTGTCGTGAGACGTGGAGAGGGTTTAGTGTGCAAGCGTTCTCGGGGTTACCGAGTTTCTTTAAACTCTCTGCTGCCTCTGCCGTGATGCTCTGCCTTGAGACTTGGTATTTTCAGATTCTCGTTCTTCTCGCCGGACTTCTCGAGAATCCAGAGCTTGCTCTTGATTCGCTCTCCATTTGGTAAGTATTtcctaaaaatatatgtttcctTAAACAAAAATTTGACTCATTAATTTCGTTGACGTAATTAGTTTACATATTCCTAGTTTCtgtttttacttcttttttacAGTTTACATACAGTACATAGAGAATAACATAGAGATtagagataaaagaaaaaaaaattctcttaatCAAATTGacaataatatttcttttttcttgtccATGGAGACATATTGATATATGCAAATTTATTTCATGCTTTATTTAGTCTCATAAAAtgcaaaataattttaagaaataCATAGTTTTTAATTTGTCTTTAGTTTCCAAAAACGTATGATTATAGACTTTTTGAAGAATGATTTCTAAAAAGTTTCGATTAACATTTTTAGTATTGTCATTCGATATGaaacagaacaaaaataaattgtgTAGGAGTTCAAAACGAAGTTTGGTTGTACTTGTACCTATGAAAGCTATGTTAGTGGCGAACAACTTTTGTCGATCATAATCTATAGTCACATCACTATGCGctccttttgttttctacttGTGTATAttgtagtattttaaaaattccttTGTGAGATTTAAACATATGATTCTTTCATTTCGTAGAATTTAGTTTTAAAGTTATCGAAGAAAACATCATTTTTCGTCCAATTAATAAAAAGAACTCTGCTCTGCaacatttactttattttgttgAACATAGTATACAATACCCTTTCACTAATTAGATAGgttattcaaataataaaactagTGCATAGCGGGACTCGTACTTGATTGTATAATGTCTTAAAGTTTGTTTTCTAATCAAACAGATGAAGCCAACAAACTTAGGTACTTGCACCAAATCAAGATACAATTCTCTTCCTTTATAGTTTGCACTAATAGAATGTATCGAGTTTGGATGTATAACGATATAACTCATGAAAccttgaaatattttattgttcTATGACGACACAAGCtacaatttttttgaattacTATATTCTTGTTCATTTCCCTACGATACcgtaacatttatttttttctgttttgttttttgtgtttCAGCATGACGATTTCAGGATGGGTGTTCATGATATCTGTTGGATTCAATGCAGCGATAAGGTACGTGGATCtctcaaatttttatataaaactaagaATGCCTTTTATCCAATTTATTCtcctaaaagaatataaaaaatcttaCATTTTACCCCCAAAAATAGGTTTAATAACACTGAGCTCCGATCTCTGCTTTTTCCAATTAAATTTGTCTGTCAAAATCAATGTTATTGATGTTGATCCAGTGTAAGAGTGAGCAATGAACTTGGAGCTGGAAACCCTAAATCAGCATCGTTTTCTGTTATCATCGTCAACATTTATTCGTTAATCACATGTGTGATCTTAGCCATTGTGATTTTGGCGTTCCGTGACGTCTTGAGCTATGCTTTCACCGAGGGTGAAGAAGTTTCAGCCGCTGTTTCTGATCTTTGCCCGCTTCTTGCCTTAACTCTTGTCCTCAATGGAATCCAACCCGTCCTTTCCGGTAAATCCTTTTGTTTTGTAACTCTACAATTTCACAAATCGAAATagagaaattttgttttcttaaaaaacaaatgggatatttatatttaaggtGTGGCGGTTGGATGCGGTTGGCAAACGTTTGTGGCAAAAGTTAACGTTGGATGTTACTACATTATCGGAATTCCTCTTGGGGCTCTCTTTGGGTTTTACTTTAAGTTCGATGCCAAGGCAAGATAGTCCTCTTACCTTTCAATTCAAACTTCAAATACTTACCAATTCATATTtattcaataatattattagtgAGACTAACTACAAAGTTTAATTTGTTAATGTCTTAGGGTATATGGACGGGAATGATATGTGGAACTCTTATACAAACGGTTATTTTAGCATGGGTCATGTTTCGTACAGACTGGACAAAAGAAGTAAGTTTGTGTTTTTCTACGTATCTGCATCTATACTTCATTGATTTGATACACTTCAAGAATAATCGGATATAAGCTTTAGGTGGAAGAGGCTTCTAAAAGGTTGGACAAATGGAGCAACAAGAAACTAGAAGTGGTTCCCGAATGAACAGATTGGATAACCGGTTCAAATGCTCAAGTTAACCGGTGAGCTGGTACAATAGGACATGGATATTATCCCTCAGACCTCAATTCGATATAAGCTTTCATTAATTTGTGTGCTtgcttaaaataaataacaattagGTGATGTATCTTGTATGTCAAATTACAATGTTAATTGCTTTCCTATTAATGATTCAACCTATGGTTAGCATGATATTCATAATTACAAGACATATATAGAatgataaaaatacaaaattcaataaactgttttttctttattgtGATTTGTTGAACGATTGAACAGATGATTACACTATACATaccagaatatatataaattagtataatGTGTTTAGTTAATAAAAGCTTGGTAAACAGAAAATATTGAGTTATAAGGTGATTGACctgatatttatttgtttagcAAAAATACTAATGTGTGTTCTGTTGTAACGGGTCTAaccaatatttttattacattatgTTTCATggagtattttatttttaatcaagtCAGTTAAGATTATAGGttctttttttccaaaaataaaaaatattataggtTTTGATAGAGTTTGAAggtttttaaaacaataacaGGCGAAAGCAAATAAAATagaactaggtgattttcccgtgctcatgcacggatataaatatttataaagtaaatatattataataatttcgatatttactttaattttattaatttataattttacgtataattatattaataatattatattaatttaattagacatatgattttataaatgttatatctagtcgtttggttgtttttaaaattgatttagttatcatttggatatattggattgcatatatttctctaaattcaactataatatttttattctaaatatattaaaattttgattaattttcttatttttatttatgttggTTGTTATTTTagatacaaaaaatatattttaggattgATAACTTAAGATATTTTGTGCttagattgaaataaaaaataaactaaaatgtctgattccaaattacataaattaatataacgtAATACTCTGAAGTCtcgtgcatatatatatatatatatatatgcttttacaaaagaactaaattgtaacagttggttaatattttattttcattttcaatatgttttgagttatcctataatttatattttaaaagtaaattattattattataaataatatatttgattgcagttaattttttgattttagatataagttggattagttGAATCACTCATGTTGTGAGTATATTgagttaaatattttcttttcaaattcaaactgaaagATAATTACttcatattttatgtaatcacataagaaaaagatagatatataaagaatatttctattacttaaaaatatatatttttgtattgtttaaaattaggttttaaagaaataatatttactttctaatatcaaaattacatgtgtgatatttttaatgaaatcacattatataaaaatataaaattttcatctaagaaaatattttatttcttcaaaagtatttttatgttatttaaaatatttttaaatggaatattattcttttgtgaactttccttttttaataaaatcatatcatatatacatatatttttggtttaaaattcgtttaactatataaatgtttcctttttattatatatgttatttgtaaaaatttaaaaagaaaactaaataaatatcaataataatatttaaatataatatttttaattcattaagggtatcagtGTAATCAATCATCGTAAAAGTAAACATGAGTGCGACACAtatgaaactgacttctcagATAATACTATAGATCATATAAGTGATGAAGAGCAAACGAATCAATCCATCTTATCATTCGACATTATTGTGTTAGGAAAAAAAGCAATTTGCATTATTATCTCAGCGTGAGAAAATACATGAAATTAATAAATGAGTTACATGTATAATTGAGCCGAATTGATTTTATGAAACAAGTAGATTTTTATCAACCCGCCTATGGTTCTCGATTACATATTAACCATTAATTTTCGAAATGTCATGTTTGTTGCGAAAGTTAATGTCGAATGGTTCTACATTCTCAAAATTTCTATTGGGTTCTCTTTGGATTTTACTTTAACTTTGATGCCAATACAAGATACTTTCCAGTACTTTTTCACTTTATATAGTTAACAATCTAAAGGTTGATCATGGCAATTAAATTTGTTGATTTTACATACAGACATGGATCATTTGTGGTCCCTCCTCTGGAACAATGTAAGGTGATGTAAGTGTTCGACTAAGCTTGAACAAGTTATCTTTATTCCTACTGAGTTATGGATTAGGAAATAGGAAATACTATAATGTGTAGGAGTAATCTAACCATTAGAACACTATTGTTTTTAGGATTTATATCTCACTATATAAGAAGATATAAATGTATGGTATAACTTATGAGTTTGTGAGAACTTTAGTTTTGAGTGATTTTCTAAAGCATTAAGAGATCAATAACAGAGTAATTCTTATTAAGTTTGTTTGtgattcatatttttgattatatatttggtatcagatcTTCTAGTACTCGATCTTGCTAACGAGAAGCGATAGGAGACATAACAATAAAGAGAGCGGGCCTCCGTTCATTAGTTGTCACATGCTAAGTTCAACTAACTATAACGGTGTGGGCAATAAGGATAAAGGTCTTGCTCAAGGTGCACAAAGTATGAGAAGTTATTGAGCAAGGATCTGATGATAATGAGAAGTACAACATGGCGATTTCTTTGTTATTCCAGTCCATACCGAGAAACTTATATTACATGTATAGAGGAATTGGACTCAACAAAACAAGTTTAGGAAGCCATAAAATCGAGACACATGGGGGAAGATAGGGTTAGGGAAGCTCGGCTCCAGATCCTCATATCTGAGTTCGAAAGATTGAAGATGAAGGATATGACAAGATCGACGACTTTGttgaaaaatataagaaatatcaTCGAAGTCAGTCGCTCTGGAGAAATTATTGACAAATCCAAACTGGTAAATAAGTTTCTTTTAAGCATTCCTCgaaagaaatatatacatattgtaGCCTCACtggaacaatttttttatttaaagactATGAGCTTTGAAGACATTATTGGACTTTTGAAAACTTATGAAGAACGAGTTgctgaagaaagaagaagaagaaaaagatgcaCAAGACAACCAAAAAATTATGTATACGAATTCTGAATCTCACTCTACCTTTTCAAATCGAGATTCCAATGGATATTATCGTGGTAGAGAATGTGGAGGAAGATAATACATTAGAGGTAGAGGGAGAGGTCGGTAAAATGATCTTATAATGATCATTACTATGGCTGACAACAATCTATCGAAAATCACATGCTATCGTTGCGATAAGACGGTCACTACACATCCTCTTCTGCGGATCGCTTACTCAAGTTACAGGAAGCTACATAAACTAAGGAAACTGACACATCAGAGCTGAGGATTGAATGCTGAATGAGGTCATATACTTAAACAAAAAGAATGTTAATCCGAAAGGTCTTGAGATAAGTTCCGATAATGTTTGGTATCTAGACAATGGTGCAAGTAACCACATGACCGGGaatcaaaattatttcaaaTCTATCAATGAGTCAATCACAGGAAAAGTGTGGTTTAGAGATTATTCTCGTATAGACATAAAAGGAAAATGATCAGTCTTATTTTGCAGAAGGATTGAGCAAAGAAAATCTTAACCGATGTCTACTACATACCAAATTTAAAGAGTAATATTATCAACCTTGGACAAGCCACAAAATTAGGTTGTGATATTAGAATGAAAGATGACTATCTTACACTACGAGATAAAGATGGAAAGCTGATAACACAAGCTAAGAGATCAAGGAATCAGTTTTATATATTCTTACTCTtcacaaaacataataaaaatcttACCTGGCTAAACAAACATTTATTACAATTGAACAAAGAAAAcacgaaaaaataaaagcatacaaaatacttaaataacTTATGGCGAAGAGACGTCCTCTAGTTTCAACAACCAAGCTGCAAAGTGAAACGAACCCTTGGGAACTAAAGATCACATTTAGTGATATAATTCCTGAGATTGTAACAAAAACAAGTGTACAATTAACAATTCTTGAAATGACTACACACCCATAGGCGAGTAACACCATTTTAACAGGCCTTTGATTAATTAGAACTTCCGTAAACTGAAGTATCTATAATCTTCAACATTTTAGTCCCTGCAATAAAACCACTTAAAGTATGATGAAACTGGGAGGGGAACAAACTATATAAAGGAGGGAAACTGACTGTAAATGTCAACCAACAAAACCCCATTAACAGGAGGAATAGACATGTCAAACATACATCCATCAAGCTGCAACCACAACAGAACACAAAAGAGTTTGAACATAACAAAGGCAGAACTCCATAAACCAGTAATAGGATTACATATTGGAGTAAATGGTCGTACCAAAGTGATAGATAGACAACCAAAGAGTCCACTCCATAAAGCAGTAATAGGATTACATATTGGAGTAAATGGTCGTATACCAAAGTGATAGATAGACCACCAGAGAGTCCACTCCAAATAAATCAACACAACACCAATGATTAAGTTTGAAAATCTCAAAGATACAACTTGAATTGTTGGGAGAGGAAGGAGTAGAAGGTGGCGATAAGGGTCAAGAAACCCTTACGTGCAGCTACAACTAAAATGACAAGCTATGAGACATCGAGAGATGAGGGTGGGTTGGGAGGTTCGGGAGGTCGATCGGAGAGATTCTTTAATCCATGGCATATGAGGAGAAAACCCGTAAACAAAGCTTCTGGTGGTTAGGGTTTTTTTATAGAGAGTTTGTgtcttttttaatattctaGGTAGTCCGATTTAGATTTTAAGAAAGAAGAGACTATGAACTAGTTGTgctaaaaaaactaattttccaTAAAATGGTCAGGGTCAAAACTGGGCCATATATTATAGGTCTAAAAACTGAACCCAGTCTATTTGCCTTGAGATCAGTGGCGGAGCCACATTACTAGCGGATGGGTCAATTGATCCAGGtgattttttctataaaataaattatttgtatagCTTTCAAAACCGGTCAAATCTTGTTAATTTTAAGTAAATTGCTCttataatatatgtaaattttgaaGTTGACCCGCTTAACATGTTTTCCTACCTCCGCCACTGGTTGTGACACTACAAAATCtggagttgtttttttttttgggtcaaaaatCCCTAGTTGTTAATACTTCAGTAAACAAGCtagttttcttctcttcacataataattttttttttgtcaaaactcaaaagtcAGTAAAGAGTCTCTTCATTCTCTTGCTATAGTTAATGGAAAATACTAAAATCCCTACACATCGTGTTTAATAATAGGAATATAACTAACCATTATAAGAATTTCTAAACATATTATGGAAGAAAAATGCTTGTTAATTACTCGACTAAATAAATGTGTTTTTCTGTTCCGTGAAAAGGAGAGAAATTAACACACACAAAAGGATCAGAAtcaccaaaaaaatcaaaaatagaattatttttttgctaaataatgCAAATAGAATTTAAGTCaccaaaaatctataaatatagtAAATAGCTGGAAAAGCAGTAATGGCCGCCACGTTATACTAGCGCCCTTTTTCTCAACCAATTACgacttattatttgttttttttttttggaaaaaaacttattatttgttttgttgactcaatacattttttttgacaaagactCGGGCACAATTATGCAAATGTGTTATATAAAATTCTTTGGTCATCCgtatataacatatgtgttaATTTACTTTGGATCTGCTAGTATAtcctttttctatatttatttttgttatttttcattgtttagaattctttgtgaaataaatttaaataacagtaatatagttttttttttttgaaccgatcagtaatatatagttatgtatttaaacaaTGGCCTACATCGGATATGCTTATTTGTATCCAAGAACAACCTGCGATataagaaatttttattatgGATTCATGCGGATGTTCAGTACCGATTCTAATGGTACTGTTCGAGGGGCAATGATGGTGGAAGGGTGCAATTCTTTGATTTGGAATCCTCTTTTTCTGTAATGTAATCCTCCACCTTTAGTCATAAACGATAGCAGCATTAGACGATAGTGTATTTTggatttaataataataaatcagtGCCACAGTGGTCGGAGACATGTTTTTGAGTTGGCTCTTTTGTTCATTACGTGTTTCTTTAATTCACGTGGATCTCAATTATTATCCCTAAGATCATTATTTGAACCAACATCTTATAAACCGAATTAAATCAACAGCATTTGATTCGCCAATATCATATGGTTTGTTTATTCTTGTAATATTTGATTATGTCGAGAGCATCTTTAAACTTGTTTTCTTAATAACTTCAACTTGTGATTCATTATATCGAAACTTTAGGAAGAAACCCATATTTGTGTAATCATACAAAAACATGGCTCACATGTGGTGGGTACATGAAGACACACATCATCATTGCATGCTTTATTGCTAAATCCGAAATGAACCCATTACAATAATTTCATATTTCAGAATGATTTCTATTAAGATCATTGGATAACTTTGATGGGTTTTAGATGAATGGTAAAAACATTTCATCTCACAAAATTGGGTTTtggtattttataaaaataaaattgttctCTAAATCATTAAATGCTTGATAAAAACTAgtattaaaaagaataattgCACTTCCTACCCACTAAACTCATCCTATTCGCATTCCACACACTAAATTTCTCTAATTTTCTTTCCCATATCACTACCATTTCCCCTTCCTCCTATGGCAAATCTCTAATATCCAATTTCTTTTAGGATTTTGAGCAAATTCACTCTATTAAAAAcaatgtttaaaattattttcaataaagaataataatgttattttatcGGATGTCGCCGAAGGGACAACGAGTAATGAtcttaataaaaagaaatatacaatGGTATTCTCTAAATCATTAGCTCAATTACTAGTAACACCATAACCtatacaatattatatttttctcgCAAGAAgactttaaatttattaataaaattctaCATGAAATACTATATTAATTTGAGAAACAAATAAAGttgtagtttaaaatttatcaaaaagtgAGGCTAATTAAATTGATGTAGAAAAAAAAGCATAGAGTATGCAAAGCACGTAAGGTATTGCCTGAGTttacgtcttttttttttttttttttttgtaaactatttacGTCTTTTTCgtttacataaattaaaaaggtCAATGTAATGTATGTGGTCGTCACATCTGAAAAATCCCCCACCTAGCTCTCTCATCACACCAGAAAAGTTCGTTGCCCACAAAATTTTTCAAATCACCCCCAATGATTAAATTAAAGgaaatttcaattaaaatgttaaatttaataattaattaaaaagctTTTAAAGTGTGTCGTCGTCCCTTCCGGGAAAAAATGAGGAAACACAGAACCTTTTCACGTAtattccttctctctctctccttctctttcttATGGCCAAAGTTGAACCAATCAGCTTCCCTCTGGCCATCATCATCACATCTTCTTGAagctttcttttctcttcttctcgtTTCTATTTTCTTTCGTAATTTCTCCGTTAGATTCTTATAATTAATCAGTCTCAAGAATGGCTCAGTCCTGCCTTAAGATCGTTCGACTCAACAATCTCAGAAACAGAGTGAACCGTCGTATTTTGATCCTCCGTCGATTCACGCGGCTGCTCTGGAGCAGAATCGTCGCTTTCTCTCCCAAAAAATCAGGGAGATATTCGTTGCTGTCACGCGCCGCCACTCCCTCTCCGTCTGTCTCTCGTCCTCAGCCTCCTCCCATCCCCGTCGTACGCCGCAGATCGGTGCACGAACACGATAACAGCCACCGGAGATCGGATTCTGATCTGGTTTCTCTCAAGATCAGCCTCTTAGGAGATCCCCAGATCGGAAAAACTTGCTTCCTGGTTAGTTTACACAtaagcaaatattttttttttttaaatcattaacGTCTCTTTCAGTTTCGGATTTTAAGTCATAAACCGTgttccaaaagaaaagaaagtcaTAAATCAGAACCCAAAGTGGTAAAGGTGTTTAGTTGTTGTGTCCGGTTCGGGTTCAGACCAAActgaatgttattttttttaaattagaatttt is a genomic window containing:
- the LOC108829386 gene encoding protein DETOXIFICATION 40-like isoform X1, with amino-acid sequence MDSSQNDGVYQPLLHPPADGRVPLSPSTESSNGELERVLSDVETPLFHRLRKATMIESKLLFKLAAPAVIVYMINYLMSMSTQIFSGHLGNLELAAASLGNTGIQIFAYGLMLGMGSAVETLCGQAFGGRKYEMLGIYLQRSTVLLSLTGVLLTLIYVFSKPILLFLGESPEIASAASIFVYGLIPQIFAYAVNFPIQKFLQSQSIVAPSAYISTATLFVHLLLSWLAIYKLGMGLLGASLVLSLSWWIIVVAQFVYIVTSERCRETWRGFSVQAFSGLPSFFKLSAASAVMLCLETWYFQILVLLAGLLENPELALDSLSICMTISGWVFMISVGFNAAISVRVSNELGAGNPKSASFSVIIVNIYSLITCVILAIVILAFRDVLSYAFTEGEEVSAAVSDLCPLLALTLVLNGIQPVLSGVAVGCGWQTFVAKVNVGCYYIIGIPLGALFGFYFKFDAKGIWTGMICGTLIQTVILAWVMFRTDWTKEVEEASKRLDKWSNKKLEVVPE
- the LOC108829386 gene encoding protein DETOXIFICATION 40-like isoform X2; translation: MDSSQNDGVYQPLLHPPADGRVPLSPSTESSNGELERVLSDVETPLFHRLRKATMIESKLLFKLAAPAVIVYMINYLMSMSTQIFSGHLGNLELAAASLGNTGIQIFAYGLMLGMGSAVETLCGQAFGGRKYEMLGIYLQRSTVLLSLTGVLLTLIYVFSKPILLFLGESPEIASAASIFVYGLIPQIFAYAVNFPIQKFLQSQSIVAPSAYISTATLFVHLLLSWLAIYKLGMGLLGASLVLSLSWWIIVVAQFVYIVTSERCRETWRGFSVQAFSGLPSFFKLSAASAVMLCLETWYFQILVLLAGLLENPELALDSLSICMTISGWVFMISVGFNAAISVRVSNELGAGNPKSASFSVIIVNIYSLITCVILAIVILAFRDVLSYAFTEGEEVSAAVSDLCPLLALTLVLNGIQPVLSGVAVGCGWQTFVAKVNVGCYYIIGIPLGALFGFYFKFDAKGIWTGMICGTLIQTVILAWVMFRTDWTKEL